The genomic window GCAACGTCATCGACGTCACACAGGACACGTTCCGCGAGGTCGTCGTCGAATCAGACACGCCGGTCGTCGTGGATTTCTGGGCGGAATGGTGCGGGCCCTGCAAGAAGCTCTCGCCGATGCTCGAGGAGATCGCGGCGGAGATGGGCGACCAAGTCACCGTGGCCAAGGTCAACGTCGACGACGAGCGTACGCTCGGCGCGATGTTCCAGATCATGTCCATCCCGGCGGTGCTGTTTTTCAAGGACGGGGAGAAGGTCGATGAAGTCATCGGTCTGCGTCCGAAGCACGAGATCGTCGATAAGATTCAAGCCCAGCTGTAACTGCTAGTCTAGTTAAGATCATAAGTACTTACTCCATCAAGTACTTTCCACACCGGTTTGCAGCCGCACACCACACGGCCAAGGAGGTAGTTCGGTGACGGACAGCATTCGACCCGGCGAGTCCAGCCCACGGGTCGCCGAAGTGCGCACCACTCTCGCCGGTCTCGGTTTGCTCGCGTCCTTTGAAGGCGACGTGAGCAAGTGGAAGACCCGTAGCTTCAGCGAGGACGATAAACTCTTCGACGATGACCTCGCTGAAGTGCTCAAGGCTTTCCAGCAGTCGCGCGGCATCGTGCCCAGCGGCAAGATCGACGAGACCACCCTGCGCGAGCTGCGCCACGCCTCGTACCGCCTCGGTGCGCGCGTCCTGCAGTATCAGCCGAACCAGGAGCTGATCGGCGACGACGTCTCCCAGCTGCAAAATCAGCTGCAGGAGCTGGGCTTCTACGTTCATCGCATCGACGGGCACTTCGGCCCGTACACCCATGAGGCGCTGCGCAGTTACCAGCTCAACTCCGGGCTGCAGAAGGACGGCGTCTGCGGGCCGAAGACGCTGCGCGCGCTGTCCCTGCTGGGGCGTCGCATCACCGGCGGCTCTCCGCTGCGCATCCGCGAACGCGAGCACGTCCGCGACGCCGGCCCCCAGCTCGCCGGCAAACGCGTCGTCATCGACCCCGGGTTGGGTGGCGCCACCACCGGCATGACCGTCTCCGGCAAGTACGGCGACGTCACCGAAGAGGAGCTGCTCTGGGACGTCGCCAAACGCACCGAGGGGCGCATGATCTCCACGGGCATGGAGACGATCATCTCCCGGCAGCGCGGCGACGACCCCAGCACCCGCGACCGAGCCGACATCGCCAACGCCTTCGACGCGGATTTGATGATCAGCCTGCGGTTCGACTCCTACCCGAACGAGAAGGCCTCCGGTGTGGCCAGCTTCTACTTCGGCTCCGAGATCGGGTCGTCCTCCATGACCGGGGAGATGTTCTCCGGTTACATTCAGCGCGAGATCGTCGCCCGCACCAAACTGATCAACTGCGGCAACCACGCGCGCACGTGGGACATTCTCCGCCTGACGGAGATGCCCACCGTGGAGCTGTTCCTGGGTTATCTCAGTAACCCTAACGACGTGAAGGCCCTGACCGATCCGGCGACGCGCGACGCCATCTCGGAGGCGATCGTGGTGGCGATCAAGCGCCTGTACCTGCTGGATGAGGACGACATGGCCACCGGCACCTACCGTTTCGAAGAGCTGCTGGCCGCCGAACAGGCTTAAAGGTCAGCTCACGTGCGCCTCCGCGCCCGAGAGGAGCTTTTCCACCGCCTCCGCAGAGAGCAACCCTTTCGCCGGAGGCATCTCCAGGCGCAGCCGCGGCAGAACCGGGTGGTCGCGGACGACCTCAAAGCCCGCGGACTCCAGCACCGCTGCGTCAATCAGGCCGATGTCCTGTGGTTTTTCCGCCATGGGCAAGGGATCTTCGGCGTCTTTGCGCCAGCCGAAGGCTTCCACGGCCTCGACTCCTTTTTGCAGCAGGTCCATGATCGCGGCGTCCATCAGCACCGCCTCCAGTCCGGTGCCCTCGAAGCCGGGGTCGATGAACAACGACGTCACCACCGCCGCGTCCTCACTGACGGGGGCCGTCGGCAGCTGCCGGGCGCCTGGGGCGTCCTCGCGCGGGCAGTACAGCACCGTCGCCCGCGCCCGGCGGCGGGGCACTTCGGAGCGCGGGAAGCCGATGTTGAAACCGCAG from Corynebacterium maris DSM 45190 includes these protein-coding regions:
- the trxA gene encoding thioredoxin, with product MSNVIDVTQDTFREVVVESDTPVVVDFWAEWCGPCKKLSPMLEEIAAEMGDQVTVAKVNVDDERTLGAMFQIMSIPAVLFFKDGEKVDEVIGLRPKHEIVDKIQAQL
- a CDS encoding N-acetylmuramoyl-L-alanine amidase gives rise to the protein MTDSIRPGESSPRVAEVRTTLAGLGLLASFEGDVSKWKTRSFSEDDKLFDDDLAEVLKAFQQSRGIVPSGKIDETTLRELRHASYRLGARVLQYQPNQELIGDDVSQLQNQLQELGFYVHRIDGHFGPYTHEALRSYQLNSGLQKDGVCGPKTLRALSLLGRRITGGSPLRIREREHVRDAGPQLAGKRVVIDPGLGGATTGMTVSGKYGDVTEEELLWDVAKRTEGRMISTGMETIISRQRGDDPSTRDRADIANAFDADLMISLRFDSYPNEKASGVASFYFGSEIGSSSMTGEMFSGYIQREIVARTKLINCGNHARTWDILRLTEMPTVELFLGYLSNPNDVKALTDPATRDAISEAIVVAIKRLYLLDEDDMATGTYRFEELLAAEQA